The Trichoplusia ni isolate ovarian cell line Hi5 chromosome 10, tn1, whole genome shotgun sequence genome window below encodes:
- the LOC113498310 gene encoding uncharacterized protein LOC113498310 yields the protein MHSLNMLWCAQNEERWLKKQERDFNHQCVGTIEVIPDSIFVQHFRLNKSTFRSLCQELRVKTSLRGSQEISLTVKVLCALTFLATGSYQRTFGVTQHVAQRTASRCIRQVVDALNHPAIMARWIVFPRTQQERGLIKQEKVSKKVWLAWSNWVHRLHSYCYSKT from the exons atgCATTCTCTCAATATGTTGTGGTGCGCTCAAAACGAAGAAAGATGGCTTAAAAAGCAGGAAAGAGACTTTAATCATCAGTGCGTCGGCACGATCGAAGTTATACCGGATAGTATATTTGTGCAACACTtcagattaaataaatctacGTTTCGGTCTCTTTGTCAAGAACTACGAGTAAAAACTTCCTTGAGGGGTTCTCAGGAAATTTCTCTAACAGTTAAG GTGTTGTGCGCTCTTACCTTTTTGGCGACAGGCTCCTATCAAAGGACTTTTGGTGTTACCCAGCATGTAGCCCAACGAACAGCTAGCCGATGCATCAGACAAGTCGTTGATGCGTTAAACCACCCTGCTATCATGGCGAGATGGATAGTATTTCCGAGAACTCAGCaagaaagaggtttaattaaacaagagaaa gTTTCAAAGAAGGTTTGGCTTGCCTGGAGTAATTGGGTGCATAGATTGCACTCATATTGCTATAGTAAAACCTAA